A genome region from Sphingobacteriaceae bacterium GW460-11-11-14-LB5 includes the following:
- a CDS encoding SusC/RagA family TonB-linked outer membrane protein, whose translation MKKLLQSLFILLFIATSAIAQERTITGTVTGKEDGMPLPGVSVKIKGTTGGTTTGADGKYTVRVTSKATALEFSYIGYITHSRAIGGGSTINVALESDSKTLTDVVVTGYGIVKKKDFTGSVSTVKGDDLKDKPVQSFTQGLTGQAAGVSIVQPNGLLNNPPVIRVRGVSSISLSSFPLVIVDGIPFPTGDVSANSSANNPLGDINPADIETIDILKDAASTALYGSRAAAGVLVITTKKGKSGSAKVSYDGWAGVNNAVRLPELLNAEQYIQSKNTAMKNALALNPNTVPASQRNANGESFFPTLNPDGSIVDTKWYDVIYRTAYSQNHAVTVSGGTDKTTYYLSGGLSDQDGFLKANSFKRYSARANLTHQATSWLKLNANINYNNSLNSSPNSGSIPGAAFNSSGLGRIAVVMAPNIKPFNNDGSYSVSGNNIGSGANLVPITYVNPQVIIDKDVNTSESNRFLTNLGAEIKIVEGLTARSTYSWDRSNTENIQFWNPINGDGFSYPGYAYNNSARRNNWNWISTLSYNKTIGEGHNLNLNISSDIQNTRTVNWGSVRQGLADPSFFTQYQGTFFTNVAGGNSISEQAWQAYIGSINYNYKGRYFLSGNIRRDGNSAFYIDNQWGTFGGGSIGWEIGQEDFFKNSSLGSTINSLRLRASYGKVGNANVGPYQGYTTYSSGIYGEGALAWSFSNAANKELKWETSKQTDIGLNVGLLNNRITFEMDYFYKDINNLILGVTQAPSKGIPNTDGKINTNVGSMYNRGFEFALSGSPIKGGDLTWTSSLNFTTIKNMVTALDPSLPKLTESTGGLETASITVEGKSIGGIYAVETRGVNPANGRRIFVNKDGREVQYLHQGGVNAWTYLDGTAANPVNANDQKYIGNTLPTWYGGFNNTFTYKNFDLNFMFTYSGGNYIYNGSQAGLRDQRFWNNSTDVLNAWTTAGQQTNIPRVVYGDNISNGSSFPISENVEKGDFLRLQAATLGYKVPATLFGRTGITSLRVYASVNNAFIITGYSGVDPEISTNGNSNLAAGVERNSIPQGRQFTFGLSLGL comes from the coding sequence ATGAAAAAACTTCTACAAAGTTTGTTCATATTGCTATTTATTGCTACTTCGGCAATAGCGCAAGAAAGAACAATCACTGGAACAGTTACAGGTAAGGAAGATGGGATGCCACTTCCAGGTGTAAGTGTTAAAATTAAAGGTACAACAGGCGGAACCACAACAGGTGCAGATGGTAAATACACAGTTCGTGTAACTTCGAAGGCAACGGCTTTAGAATTTTCTTACATCGGCTATATTACTCATTCAAGAGCGATCGGTGGAGGGTCAACAATTAATGTTGCCTTAGAGAGCGACTCTAAAACATTAACAGATGTTGTGGTAACAGGATATGGCATAGTGAAAAAGAAAGACTTCACTGGTTCGGTTTCAACGGTTAAAGGCGATGATCTGAAAGATAAACCTGTTCAAAGTTTTACCCAGGGTTTAACTGGCCAGGCCGCTGGTGTTAGTATTGTGCAACCAAATGGTTTATTGAATAATCCTCCAGTTATTCGTGTGAGGGGTGTGAGTTCAATCTCCTTAAGTTCATTCCCATTGGTTATTGTTGACGGAATTCCTTTCCCAACAGGCGATGTTTCTGCCAACTCTTCAGCAAATAATCCATTGGGCGATATCAATCCTGCTGATATTGAGACTATAGACATCCTTAAAGATGCTGCTTCAACGGCATTATATGGATCAAGAGCTGCTGCTGGCGTATTAGTGATTACCACTAAGAAAGGTAAATCAGGATCTGCAAAAGTAAGTTATGATGGATGGGCAGGTGTTAATAATGCTGTTAGATTACCTGAGTTATTAAATGCAGAGCAATATATCCAGTCGAAAAACACAGCGATGAAAAATGCTTTGGCTTTGAACCCCAATACAGTTCCTGCGTCTCAGAGAAATGCAAATGGCGAGAGTTTCTTTCCAACATTAAATCCTGATGGATCGATTGTTGATACAAAGTGGTATGATGTAATTTATCGTACTGCCTATTCTCAAAACCATGCTGTAACCGTTTCTGGAGGAACAGACAAAACTACTTACTATCTATCTGGTGGTCTTTCTGATCAAGACGGTTTCTTAAAGGCAAACTCATTTAAAAGATATTCAGCCCGGGCAAATCTTACCCACCAGGCAACAAGTTGGTTAAAATTAAATGCAAATATTAACTATAATAACAGCTTAAATAGTTCACCGAATAGTGGTTCTATACCCGGAGCAGCCTTTAACTCATCAGGCTTGGGCCGAATAGCTGTAGTAATGGCTCCGAATATTAAACCATTTAATAATGATGGTAGTTACAGCGTATCTGGTAATAATATTGGAAGCGGAGCCAACTTGGTACCTATTACTTACGTTAACCCTCAGGTAATTATTGACAAAGATGTAAATACATCGGAATCGAACAGGTTTCTTACTAATTTAGGAGCTGAAATTAAGATTGTCGAAGGATTAACGGCAAGAAGTACTTACTCTTGGGATAGAAGTAATACTGAAAATATTCAGTTTTGGAACCCTATTAATGGCGACGGTTTTTCTTATCCTGGTTATGCATACAATAATTCGGCAAGAAGAAACAACTGGAACTGGATCAGTACCTTATCATATAATAAAACGATTGGCGAAGGACACAATTTAAATTTGAATATCAGTTCTGATATTCAAAATACCAGAACGGTAAACTGGGGGTCTGTTAGGCAAGGATTGGCGGATCCTTCATTTTTCACCCAATACCAGGGAACTTTCTTTACAAATGTAGCTGGTGGTAACTCAATCTCTGAACAGGCATGGCAGGCATATATTGGAAGTATTAATTACAACTATAAAGGGCGATATTTCCTAAGCGGTAATATCAGAAGAGATGGTAATTCAGCATTTTATATTGATAACCAGTGGGGAACTTTTGGAGGTGGATCTATTGGATGGGAAATAGGCCAAGAAGACTTCTTCAAAAACTCATCGCTAGGGTCAACCATTAATTCTCTACGTTTACGTGCGAGTTATGGTAAAGTTGGTAATGCTAACGTTGGGCCTTATCAAGGCTACACCACTTATAGTTCTGGTATTTATGGGGAGGGAGCATTAGCATGGTCATTTTCCAATGCAGCAAACAAAGAACTTAAATGGGAAACCAGTAAACAAACAGATATAGGTTTAAATGTTGGCTTATTAAATAACCGCATTACCTTTGAAATGGATTATTTCTATAAAGATATTAATAACCTGATTTTAGGTGTTACTCAAGCACCATCGAAAGGTATTCCGAATACAGATGGCAAAATCAATACTAACGTTGGTTCCATGTACAACCGAGGATTTGAATTCGCTTTAAGTGGTTCGCCAATTAAAGGCGGCGATTTAACTTGGACTTCGAGCCTTAACTTTACCACAATCAAAAACATGGTTACAGCACTTGATCCATCACTTCCTAAGTTAACTGAATCTACAGGAGGTCTTGAAACAGCAAGTATAACTGTAGAAGGCAAATCGATTGGGGGAATTTATGCTGTTGAAACAAGAGGCGTAAACCCAGCAAATGGAAGAAGAATCTTTGTTAATAAAGACGGCAGGGAAGTTCAGTACTTACATCAAGGTGGTGTAAATGCCTGGACTTACTTGGATGGTACTGCTGCTAACCCAGTTAATGCAAATGATCAAAAATACATTGGCAACACACTTCCAACCTGGTACGGAGGTTTTAACAATACATTCACCTACAAAAACTTTGATCTGAATTTCATGTTCACCTACTCTGGTGGAAATTATATCTACAATGGTTCTCAGGCAGGTTTACGTGATCAGCGTTTTTGGAATAACTCAACAGATGTGTTAAATGCCTGGACAACAGCTGGCCAGCAAACCAACATTCCAAGAGTGGTTTATGGAGATAACATTTCGAATGGATCGTCTTTCCCAATTTCTGAAAATGTTGAAAAAGGAGATTTCTTACGTTTACAGGCTGCTACTTTAGGCTATAAAGTACCTGCCACTCTTTTTGGAAGAACAGGAATCACAAGCTTAAGAGTATATGCATCTGTAAATAATGCTTTCATTATTACAGGATACTCTGGTGTAGACCCTGAAATCTCGACGAATGGTAACTCGAACTTAGCTGCAGGTGTTGAGCGGAATAGTATTCCACAAGGGAGACAGTTCACTTTTGGTCTTAGCTTAGGTTTGTAA